A region from the Pseudomonas sp. KU26590 genome encodes:
- the iolE gene encoding myo-inosose-2 dehydratase, protein MPASAIRIGINPISWSNDDLPALGGETPLSTALSEGKEIGYEGFELNGKFPKDGQGVADVLRPYDLALVSGWYSGRLASRSAAEEIDAIASHVELLKHNGATVLVYGEVADSIQGQRIRLVERPRFHSASAWQAYADKLTELARFTLSQGVRLAYHHHMGAYVESPEDIDTLMALTGDEVGLLFDSGHCYMGGGEPLQVLSKHINRVCHVHFKDVRKPVVQLARNNLWSFPDCIVNGTFTVPGDGDINFAALLDVLMQAGYQGWLVVEAEQDPAVAPSYAYAKKGYETLRTLLAAAQTHYALQPPSTSQQPPEHRSL, encoded by the coding sequence ATGCCCGCTTCTGCAATCCGAATTGGCATCAACCCGATTTCCTGGAGCAACGACGACCTCCCGGCCCTCGGTGGCGAAACGCCCCTGAGCACGGCGCTCAGCGAGGGCAAAGAGATCGGCTACGAAGGCTTCGAGCTCAACGGTAAATTCCCCAAAGACGGCCAAGGCGTGGCCGATGTGTTGCGCCCATATGACCTGGCGCTGGTGTCGGGCTGGTATTCCGGTCGGCTCGCCAGCCGTTCGGCGGCCGAGGAAATCGACGCCATCGCCAGCCACGTCGAACTGCTCAAGCACAACGGCGCCACGGTGCTGGTGTATGGCGAAGTCGCCGATTCGATTCAGGGCCAGCGCATCCGACTGGTCGAGCGGCCGCGCTTCCACAGCGCCAGCGCCTGGCAGGCCTATGCCGACAAACTCACCGAACTCGCCCGGTTCACGCTGTCCCAGGGCGTGCGTCTGGCCTATCACCACCACATGGGGGCGTATGTGGAATCGCCGGAGGACATTGACACGCTGATGGCCCTGACCGGCGACGAGGTCGGCCTGCTGTTCGATTCCGGTCACTGCTACATGGGCGGCGGCGAACCGCTTCAAGTGCTGAGCAAACACATCAATCGCGTCTGCCACGTGCATTTCAAGGACGTGCGCAAGCCGGTGGTGCAACTGGCGCGCAACAACCTCTGGAGCTTTCCGGACTGCATCGTCAACGGTACCTTCACCGTACCGGGCGATGGCGACATCAATTTCGCCGCGCTGCTGGACGTGTTGATGCAAGCCGGTTACCAGGGCTGGCTGGTGGTCGAAGCGGAACAGGACCCGGCGGTCGCGCCGAGCTATGCCTACGCGAAGAAGGGCTACGAGACCCTGCGCACGTTGCTTGCCGCCGCGCAAACTCACTACGCGCTTCAACCACCCAGCACGTCTCAACAACCGCCTGAACACAGGAGCCTGTGA
- a CDS encoding MurR/RpiR family transcriptional regulator yields the protein MPSLDQPGSPDTATDGLTPVNAAPETADALLKLITAEYETLPRQLKRIASYMSQQSDRIMVDRISDIARECEVHPSAIVRFSQRFGFSGFSEMQALFREAYTHKATPVQNYQQRIRSMIANKSQKASAGDLARECVNATLSGLERLALELDDEAFEKAVDLVVNADNIYVVGVRRSFAVADYLVYNLQHTNKRIHLISGLGGSYREQMRSVRANDLVIAISFTPYGKETQHCLRIAQHHQAKTLIITDSNLSPLAKRANAVLLVNEGSSFAFRSLSATLCLCQALFIAVAYRLELKVDEISEQAGFDD from the coding sequence ATGCCCAGCCTCGATCAGCCAGGCTCTCCCGACACCGCAACCGACGGTTTAACGCCCGTCAATGCCGCGCCCGAGACCGCCGATGCACTGCTCAAGCTGATCACGGCCGAATACGAGACCCTGCCGCGCCAGCTCAAGCGCATCGCCAGCTACATGAGCCAGCAGAGCGACCGGATCATGGTCGACCGCATCAGCGACATCGCCCGGGAATGCGAGGTGCACCCTTCCGCCATCGTGCGGTTCTCCCAGCGCTTCGGCTTCAGCGGGTTCAGCGAAATGCAGGCGCTGTTTCGCGAGGCCTACACCCACAAAGCCACGCCGGTGCAAAACTACCAGCAACGCATTCGCAGCATGATCGCCAACAAATCGCAGAAGGCCAGCGCAGGCGATCTGGCCCGCGAATGCGTCAATGCCACGCTGTCGGGGCTGGAGCGGCTGGCCCTGGAGCTGGACGACGAAGCTTTCGAGAAAGCCGTGGACCTGGTGGTCAACGCCGACAACATCTACGTGGTCGGGGTGCGCCGCTCCTTCGCCGTCGCCGACTATCTGGTCTACAACCTGCAGCACACTAACAAACGCATCCACCTGATTTCAGGCCTCGGCGGCAGTTACCGAGAGCAGATGCGCAGCGTGCGCGCCAATGATCTGGTGATCGCCATCAGCTTCACGCCCTATGGCAAGGAAACCCAGCACTGCCTGCGCATCGCACAGCATCATCAAGCCAAGACGTTGATCATTACTGACAGCAACCTGTCGCCGCTGGCCAAGCGTGCGAATGCCGTGCTGCTGGTCAACGAAGGCAGCTCGTTCGCGTTTCGTTCGCTCAGCGCTACGTTGTGTTTGTGTCAGGCGCTGTTCATTGCCGTGGCCTATCGCCTGGAGCTGAAGGTGGACGAGATCTCCGAACAGGCCGGCTTCGACGACTGA
- a CDS encoding lysylphosphatidylglycerol synthase domain-containing protein: MKWAKRAFTLFFFIAVPVLLYTLMKNLDWNEVMHALESYKLSTLALGFVIAAGSYLTYCCFDVLARRYTEHKLAVKQIIPVTFVCYAFNLNLSSWVGGIALRYRLYSRLGLDVPTITRILSLSLITNWLGYMLLAGFVFAGDFVDLPDGWKIGDTSLQLIGFVLLAICLSYFLACRFSKKRTWTVRKQQFVLPSLNQAMRQALLGALNWGLMALLIYVLLPEKAFYPAVLGILLISSIAGVIAHIPAGLGVLETVFITLMQHQFSKGQLLAALIGYRVIYFLIPLMIALVVYVVLEKRAKAMRSKNEGNL, translated from the coding sequence CTGAAGTGGGCCAAGCGCGCCTTCACGCTGTTCTTCTTCATCGCCGTGCCGGTGTTGCTGTACACGCTGATGAAAAACCTCGACTGGAACGAGGTGATGCATGCGCTGGAGTCCTACAAGCTCAGCACCCTGGCGCTGGGTTTCGTCATCGCAGCGGGCAGCTACCTGACCTACTGCTGCTTCGACGTCCTGGCGCGGCGCTACACCGAACACAAACTGGCGGTGAAACAGATCATCCCGGTTACGTTTGTTTGCTACGCCTTCAACCTCAACCTGAGTTCATGGGTCGGCGGGATCGCGCTTCGCTATCGGCTGTACTCGCGGCTGGGGCTGGACGTGCCGACCATCACACGCATCCTTAGCCTGAGCCTGATCACCAACTGGCTGGGCTACATGCTGCTGGCCGGTTTCGTGTTTGCCGGGGACTTCGTCGACCTGCCCGACGGCTGGAAGATTGGCGACACCTCGTTGCAACTGATCGGCTTTGTCTTGCTGGCAATCTGCCTGTCGTACTTCCTGGCCTGTCGCTTCTCCAAAAAACGCACCTGGACCGTTCGCAAGCAACAGTTTGTGCTGCCCTCGCTGAACCAGGCCATGCGCCAGGCGTTGCTGGGCGCCCTGAACTGGGGACTGATGGCGCTGCTGATCTACGTGCTGCTCCCGGAAAAAGCCTTCTACCCGGCGGTGCTCGGGATCCTGCTGATCAGCAGCATCGCCGGCGTCATCGCCCACATCCCCGCCGGGCTGGGTGTGCTGGAAACCGTCTTCATCACCCTCATGCAACACCAATTCAGCAAAGGCCAACTGCTGGCCGCGCTGATTGGCTATCGGGTGATCTACTTCCTGATTCCGCTGATGATTGCGCTGGTGGTCTACGTTGTTTTGGAAAAGCGCGCGAAGGCGATGCGGAGCAAGAATGAAGGGAATTTGTAG
- a CDS encoding DUF72 domain-containing protein, with translation MGDIHIGISGWRYTPWRGDFYPVGLTQKNELKFASRAVNSIEINGSFYSLQSPDLYARWYEDTPKGFVFSVKGPRYITHVRRLKEIDEPVANFFASGLFQLKEKLGPILWQFAPNFTFDAERFEHFLKLLPHDGKAAKACAKKCAERLQQPGYLDIPARLKVRHAVEIRHESFLVPAFVALLRKYKVALVVADTAGKWPHVEDLATDFVYVRLHGDKELYASGYSDEAIKHWGDRIDAWQRGAQPRDAQVIVDKAPRARKSRDVFCYFDNDIKVRAPYDARRLLERFNLTENLEVAPGDLHGATL, from the coding sequence ATGGGCGACATTCATATCGGCATTTCAGGCTGGCGTTACACGCCATGGCGCGGGGATTTCTATCCCGTCGGCCTGACGCAGAAAAACGAGTTGAAATTCGCCTCCAGAGCCGTGAACAGCATCGAAATCAATGGCTCGTTCTACTCATTGCAATCGCCTGACCTGTACGCGCGTTGGTACGAGGACACGCCGAAGGGATTCGTCTTCAGCGTCAAGGGCCCGCGTTACATCACCCATGTCCGCCGCCTCAAAGAGATTGACGAGCCCGTCGCCAACTTCTTCGCTTCCGGTCTTTTCCAGCTTAAGGAAAAACTGGGGCCGATTCTTTGGCAGTTCGCCCCTAACTTCACATTCGACGCCGAGCGCTTCGAGCATTTTCTGAAGTTGTTACCCCACGACGGTAAAGCGGCGAAGGCCTGCGCCAAAAAGTGCGCCGAACGCTTGCAACAGCCTGGCTACCTGGACATTCCGGCCCGCCTGAAGGTGCGTCACGCCGTTGAAATCCGTCATGAAAGTTTTCTAGTGCCGGCGTTCGTCGCGCTGCTGCGCAAATACAAGGTCGCATTGGTGGTCGCGGACACCGCTGGCAAGTGGCCCCACGTCGAAGACCTCGCCACCGATTTCGTCTATGTGCGCTTGCATGGCGACAAGGAACTCTACGCCAGCGGCTATTCCGATGAGGCGATCAAGCACTGGGGCGACCGCATCGATGCCTGGCAGCGGGGCGCGCAGCCCAGGGATGCCCAAGTGATCGTGGACAAGGCCCCTCGAGCCCGGAAGTCCCGCGACGTCTTTTGCTATTTCGACAACGACATCAAGGTTCGCGCCCCCTATGACGCGCGCCGGTTGCTTGAGCGTTTCAATCTCACTGAAAACCTGGAAGTTGCGCCAGGCGATTTGCATGGAGCCACGTTGTGA
- the iolB gene encoding 5-deoxy-glucuronate isomerase, whose translation MNLLVKSKADGRDVVALADGVMTYVGFSAHRLSVGERLPVSAGDKEICLVLLSGRISVSGEAPGQGGFNWENLGDRQSVFEDKSPFAVYLPPGSQAEVTALSAVQIAVCAAPGDASKDLPARLIKPDTMKRSVRGRAANTRYVCDILPDSEPAHSLLVVEVRTPSGHSSSYPPHKHDTDDLPHQSFLEETYYHQVNPPQGYVFQRVYTDDRSIDQAMAVENNDLVTVPKGYHPVTVPYGYESYYLNVMAGPKRAWQFHNDPQHSWLLDL comes from the coding sequence ATGAATCTCTTGGTCAAGAGCAAGGCCGACGGCCGCGACGTGGTAGCGCTGGCCGACGGCGTGATGACGTACGTCGGGTTCTCCGCCCACCGACTCAGTGTCGGCGAACGCCTGCCAGTGAGCGCGGGCGACAAGGAAATCTGCCTGGTGCTGCTAAGCGGCCGCATCAGCGTTAGCGGCGAGGCGCCGGGGCAGGGCGGTTTCAACTGGGAAAACCTCGGCGATCGGCAGTCCGTGTTCGAGGACAAATCGCCCTTCGCCGTGTACCTGCCGCCGGGCAGTCAGGCCGAAGTCACGGCGTTGAGCGCAGTGCAGATTGCCGTGTGTGCCGCGCCAGGCGATGCGTCCAAAGACTTGCCGGCGCGGTTGATCAAACCGGACACGATGAAACGCAGCGTGCGCGGTCGGGCGGCCAACACCCGTTACGTCTGCGACATCCTTCCCGATTCCGAGCCCGCGCATTCGTTGCTGGTGGTGGAAGTGCGCACGCCCTCCGGCCACTCGTCCAGCTACCCGCCACACAAGCACGACACGGATGATTTGCCGCACCAGAGCTTTCTCGAAGAAACCTATTACCATCAGGTCAATCCGCCCCAGGGCTATGTGTTCCAGCGCGTGTACACCGACGATCGCAGCATCGATCAGGCCATGGCCGTGGAGAACAACGATCTGGTCACGGTGCCCAAGGGGTATCACCCGGTCACCGTGCCTTATGGCTACGAGTCCTATTATTTGAACGTGATGGCCGGCCCAAAGCGCGCCTGGCAATTTCATAACGATCCGCAGCATAGTTGGCTGCTAGATTTATAA
- a CDS encoding endonuclease/exonuclease/phosphatase family protein → MTSALIPEDLNGRRQSASASVTLNVLTMNMHMGFGFLNKRFILPELRDAVRTVSADIVFLQEVHGEHQDHAQNVKNWPTTSQYEFLADSMWKDFAYGRNAVYPHGHHGNALLSKYPIIRHENLDISIHGTEERGLLHCVLDVPHFGELHAVCVHLGLKEVHRQQQLKLIADLVGRLPADAPVIVAGDFNDWRQKADSVLNAAGLREVFVESFGAPAKSFPARFPLLRLDRIYVRNAHIRSPRVMSNRPWSHLSDHAPLAVEVTL, encoded by the coding sequence GTGACCAGTGCCCTGATCCCCGAAGACCTTAACGGCCGACGACAAAGCGCGTCGGCCTCAGTCACGCTCAACGTGCTGACCATGAACATGCACATGGGCTTCGGTTTCCTCAACAAACGCTTCATCCTGCCGGAGCTGCGCGACGCGGTGCGCACGGTGTCCGCCGATATCGTCTTCCTGCAAGAAGTCCACGGCGAGCATCAGGACCACGCGCAGAACGTGAAGAACTGGCCGACCACCTCGCAGTACGAATTCCTCGCCGACAGCATGTGGAAGGATTTCGCCTACGGCCGCAATGCCGTGTATCCCCATGGTCACCACGGTAATGCGTTGCTGTCCAAGTACCCGATCATTCGCCATGAGAACCTCGACATCTCGATCCACGGCACCGAAGAGCGCGGCCTGCTGCATTGCGTGCTGGACGTGCCGCATTTCGGCGAGCTGCACGCAGTGTGTGTGCACCTGGGCCTTAAGGAGGTTCATCGCCAGCAGCAGCTTAAGTTGATCGCCGACCTGGTGGGCCGGTTGCCTGCGGATGCGCCGGTGATTGTGGCAGGGGATTTTAACGATTGGCGGCAGAAGGCCGATAGCGTGTTGAATGCTGCCGGGCTGCGCGAGGTGTTTGTTGAATCATTTGGTGCGCCGGCGAAGAGCTTTCCGGCGCGCTTCCCATTGCTGCGCCTGGACCGCATTTACGTGCGCAACGCGCACATCCGGTCGCCCAGGGTGATGTCGAATCGCCCCTGGTCGCACCTTTCCGATCATGCGCCGTTGGCGGTGGAGGTAACGCTATGA
- the clsB gene encoding cardiolipin synthase ClsB: MRAMGAMCGLWRDGNSVELLINGEDFFARVFDAIRAAREEVLIETFIIFEDRIGEGLQQAVIAAASRGVRVVITVDDYGTSDLSTAFVSKMIEAGVQIQLFDPRPKLMGMRTNLFRRLHRKVVVIDGETSFMGGINYSVDHMADTGITAKQDYAVLVRGPIVADIYRSTLGMLGPAVRKTFTPLKPVTRQAGSARMLLAERDNRHHTTDIEEQYLLAMRNATQRITIANAYFFPSYRFLRELRNAARRGVKVTLILQGQPDMPFVRVCSRLTYTWLLREGVVIHEYTQRALHGKVALIDHEWSTVGSSNLDPLSLALNLEANLFIRDHALNQRLHEHLRDLAVAHSKQVNLKGLAKGQWWRAPMIFLSFHFLRHFPAIAGLFPVHGPRLKPLRAPETLPEAAVLKNELPADQEKSL, encoded by the coding sequence ATGAGAGCGATGGGCGCCATGTGCGGCCTTTGGCGAGACGGCAACTCGGTGGAGTTGTTGATCAACGGCGAAGACTTTTTCGCCCGGGTGTTCGACGCCATTCGTGCGGCGCGCGAAGAAGTGCTGATCGAGACCTTTATCATTTTCGAAGACCGTATCGGCGAGGGTTTGCAGCAGGCGGTGATTGCCGCCGCCAGCCGTGGCGTGCGCGTGGTCATCACGGTGGACGACTACGGCACCAGCGACCTGAGCACAGCGTTCGTCAGCAAGATGATTGAAGCCGGCGTGCAGATTCAGCTGTTCGACCCGCGCCCGAAATTGATGGGCATGCGCACCAACCTGTTCCGGCGCCTGCACCGCAAAGTGGTGGTGATCGATGGCGAGACGTCGTTTATGGGCGGGATCAACTACAGCGTCGACCACATGGCCGACACCGGCATAACCGCAAAGCAGGACTACGCGGTGCTGGTGCGCGGACCGATTGTTGCGGACATCTATCGCTCGACACTGGGCATGCTCGGCCCCGCCGTGCGCAAGACCTTCACGCCGCTCAAGCCGGTGACGCGTCAGGCCGGCAGCGCACGGATGTTGCTCGCCGAACGCGACAACCGTCACCACACCACCGACATCGAAGAGCAATACCTGCTGGCGATGCGCAACGCGACTCAGCGCATCACCATCGCCAACGCCTACTTCTTCCCCAGCTACCGGTTCCTGCGTGAGCTGCGCAACGCGGCCCGTCGGGGGGTGAAAGTCACGCTGATCCTTCAGGGCCAACCGGACATGCCGTTCGTGCGCGTGTGCTCGCGCCTGACCTACACCTGGCTGCTGCGCGAAGGCGTGGTCATTCATGAGTACACACAGCGGGCGCTGCACGGCAAAGTCGCGCTGATCGACCACGAGTGGTCAACCGTAGGCTCCAGCAACCTCGACCCCTTGAGCCTCGCACTGAACCTGGAGGCCAACCTGTTCATTCGCGACCACGCCTTGAACCAGCGCTTGCACGAGCACCTGCGCGACCTCGCCGTGGCCCACAGCAAACAGGTCAACCTCAAGGGCCTGGCGAAAGGGCAGTGGTGGCGCGCGCCGATGATCTTCCTCAGCTTCCACTTCCTGAGGCACTTCCCGGCAATTGCTGGCCTGTTCCCGGTGCACGGCCCACGGCTGAAACCGCTGCGCGCTCCGGAAACCCTGCCGGAAGCTGCCGTGCTTAAAAACGAGCTGCCGGCCGATCAGGAGAAATCCCTGTGA
- a CDS encoding bifunctional 5-dehydro-2-deoxygluconokinase/5-dehydro-2-deoxyphosphogluconate aldolase has protein sequence MGQTRFATGRQLDVICLGRLGVDLYAQQIGARLEDVSSFAKYLGGSSANIAFGTARLGVKSAMLTRVGDDHMGRFLVESLAREGCDVSGIKVDAERLTAMVLLGIKDRETFPLVFYRENCADMALQPEDIHEAQIASSKALLITGTHFSTDQVFRASSQALDYAEKHNVKRVLDIDYRPVLWGLAGKADGETRFVANDAVSQHVQRILPRFDLIVGTEEEFLIAGGSTDLLTALRRVRELSAATLVVKLGPQGCTVIHGAIPAKLEDGAIYPGVRVEVLNVLGAGDAFMSGFLKGWLNDDSDERCCQLANACGGLVVSRHACAPAMPTLVELEYLFNSPVPITRPDQDAVLQRLHRVSVPRREWQPLFIFAFDHRGQLVELAQKAGRDPACIGQLKQLFVQAVARVEADLHTRGIAADVGVLADQRFGQDSLNAASGRGWWVARPVEVQGSRPLAFEHGRSVGSTLQSWPQEQIIKCLVQYHPDDEPMLRLEQEAQLLGLYQASLASGHELLLEVIPPKDHPSTHPDVIYRSLKRLYNLGIYPAWWKIESQPAEVWEQLDALIHERDPYCRGVVLLGLNAPAETLAAGFRQAAKSTTCRGFAVGRTIFHEPSRAWLEGEIDDAELITRVQSNFGFLIESWRDARA, from the coding sequence ATGGGCCAGACTCGTTTTGCCACCGGGCGTCAGCTGGACGTAATTTGTCTCGGGCGCCTGGGCGTCGATCTCTATGCACAGCAGATCGGCGCGCGCCTGGAGGACGTCAGCAGTTTCGCCAAATACCTCGGCGGCTCCTCCGCCAACATCGCCTTCGGCACCGCACGGTTGGGCGTGAAATCAGCCATGCTGACCCGCGTCGGCGACGACCACATGGGCCGGTTTCTCGTCGAATCCCTGGCACGGGAGGGCTGTGATGTCAGTGGCATCAAGGTCGACGCCGAACGCCTGACCGCCATGGTCCTGCTCGGCATCAAGGACCGCGAAACCTTTCCGCTGGTGTTCTACCGCGAGAACTGCGCCGACATGGCGCTGCAACCCGAAGACATCCATGAAGCGCAGATCGCCTCCAGCAAGGCGCTGTTGATCACCGGCACGCATTTCTCTACCGATCAGGTGTTCCGCGCCAGCAGTCAGGCGCTGGACTACGCCGAAAAACACAACGTCAAACGCGTCCTCGACATCGATTACCGCCCGGTGCTCTGGGGCCTGGCCGGCAAGGCTGACGGCGAGACGCGCTTTGTCGCCAACGACGCCGTCAGCCAGCACGTACAGCGCATTCTGCCGCGCTTCGACCTGATCGTCGGCACCGAAGAAGAATTCCTCATCGCCGGCGGCTCGACCGATTTGCTCACCGCCCTGCGCCGGGTCCGCGAGCTCAGTGCCGCGACCCTGGTGGTGAAACTCGGGCCCCAGGGTTGCACGGTGATTCACGGGGCGATTCCGGCGAAGCTCGAAGACGGCGCGATTTACCCCGGCGTACGCGTGGAAGTGCTGAATGTGCTGGGCGCGGGCGACGCGTTCATGTCCGGCTTCCTCAAGGGCTGGCTCAACGACGACAGCGACGAGCGCTGCTGCCAGTTAGCCAATGCCTGCGGCGGTCTGGTGGTGTCGCGCCACGCCTGTGCGCCGGCCATGCCGACGCTGGTCGAGCTGGAATATTTGTTCAACAGCCCGGTGCCGATTACCCGACCCGATCAGGACGCGGTGCTGCAGCGCCTGCACCGGGTCAGCGTGCCCCGTCGCGAGTGGCAGCCACTGTTCATTTTCGCCTTCGATCATCGCGGCCAACTGGTCGAGCTGGCGCAAAAGGCCGGGCGCGATCCGGCCTGCATCGGCCAGCTCAAGCAGTTGTTCGTTCAAGCGGTCGCGCGGGTCGAGGCTGATTTGCACACGCGCGGCATCGCGGCCGATGTCGGCGTGCTGGCGGATCAGCGCTTTGGTCAGGACTCACTGAACGCGGCCAGCGGGCGCGGCTGGTGGGTGGCCCGCCCGGTGGAGGTGCAGGGCTCGCGCCCGCTGGCGTTCGAGCACGGGCGTTCGGTGGGCAGTACCCTGCAAAGCTGGCCTCAAGAGCAGATCATCAAGTGCCTGGTGCAATACCATCCGGACGACGAGCCGATGCTGCGCCTTGAGCAGGAAGCGCAATTGCTGGGCCTGTATCAGGCGTCGCTGGCCAGCGGTCACGAACTGCTGCTGGAAGTGATTCCGCCCAAGGATCATCCTTCGACCCACCCGGACGTCATCTACCGTTCCCTCAAGCGCCTCTACAACCTCGGCATTTACCCGGCGTGGTGGAAAATCGAATCGCAGCCCGCCGAGGTCTGGGAGCAGCTCGACGCGCTGATTCACGAGCGCGATCCGTACTGCCGGGGTGTGGTCTTGCTGGGGCTGAACGCGCCCGCCGAAACACTGGCGGCCGGCTTTCGTCAGGCGGCGAAAAGCACCACCTGCCGGGGTTTCGCCGTCGGCCGTACGATCTTTCACGAGCCCAGCCGAGCCTGGCTGGAGGGCGAAATCGATGACGCGGAGCTGATCACTCGGGTGCAGAGCAACTTCGGTTTCCTGATCGAATCCTGGCGCGACGCTCGGGCCTGA